The Anguilla anguilla isolate fAngAng1 chromosome 2, fAngAng1.pri, whole genome shotgun sequence genome contains the following window.
TGCATGCATGCCCTACGGACATGATTGTGAATGTGTTTCGTCAGTATATTGGGCAGGGCTGTCTGGGCTTGTGTTCAAAATTCCTGAAGTCAAAGCCAGAGAGCAGATGGGGAGGATTTTTCATCATCAGCAAAACTATGTGGAACTAACACATGGGGGGCAAAAAGAGCTGTAgctatttctcatttaaaatgtcagttaaaAGGGTTCCCTTGCGTTGGAAAaatactttaatttaaaaacgtTTAATCACAAAACGAAGCCTAACTATGCAACTTTCAAATGTGTTCAAATGAATCATTTCTGATAATCGATCTTCATAAAGGAAAGGTTTTAACGTCAGTCTTcctaaaaaaaactaacaaacaaaaaaaaaaaacagcgctgGTTAGGGGTCGAAACCCCAAGTGACTCTTTCGTTGGTTTTATGCGATGTTTGCAGTCGTTTACTTTGAGGACCCGCCCAGGAAGTAGACAGGTTTTGACGAGAATGGCTCGGTGTAGAAgttgtgaaagagagaaagaatgcaCGTTGTTGTTCGGAAATGCAGTGCTACCAGTGCGTCGGTTTAACACAAGTTAACTGCCAGATATTCCAAGCAAAAATGAAATCCTAAACACCTGGGGAAACCTGTTAGAATGACAATTACAAAACGAGCCGGGTGATATATTTCACCCAGCATTGCAATGTCAACGCGGAGCAACCAACCTGCAGAACGCCTGACAGTGACACCTTAAATTCCCGCTTTATTGTCGATCCAACATTTGACTAATCATTATTTCGCTATGCTATGTTTTGCTCCTCTTTCATCTTCTGTCTGACGGACCTGGTCCTACAAACATGACGGTAAGTCAATTAATATGCGTCGATACTTAAAAGTGATAACCTGAATTGCCTATATCGTCAATAAAATTAACCGACTAACATAGCCTAACTAcgagttttattttgtttccagtTTTTTCATGCTCTAGCCTACTGTATTTTCAGTTCTGTTCGAAATCGTGTTGCgggtggatgggtgggtgtgtttgtgtggttacTGGTTGGTTCAAAGCTGGTACAGTTTTGCATCCTCCACCTGCCCCCTCCCgccttgtttttgttgtctACGTTGGTTTTGTTAGTGTATGAATGTAGGCTACAGGGTATCGTATGAAGGGGTTATGTGTCTTAACGTGTCGGCTATTTGGCGAAGCTCTGCACACATCAGACGCATTTAAACCACTCTTTCTTGCCTATTTTAAATTTACACCCTCCTctccaaaaacaggaaaaatgtcAATGTTAGACAGGAGACTATTAGACTATTATACTGTCAAAAATGTTTATAGGGGGTTTTTGTTAGCTTGTCTCTCTGGTgggcaaagaagaagaaaatgaccATGTAATCCCAACCTTAAACTAGTATTTTTAGCTGTGAAGTGGTTTCCTGTAAGTGTCCTATCTGTTAAATCCTGGGTGTGTTCATCTCTACTGTGGTTTTCACACTTCTTTATCGTTCCCCTTCTAATTTAGTGTAAACGCACATAGCTACATGCACAGTTTGTGCTTTGCAAATTCTCTGGGCTGGATACATGAAAATTGCATGCAAAACAGTCTAGTGAAACAGGTGAAATAACAATGCTACAATGATCAAAAATGGCTCGTATTTGTCACAATATGTTAATCACATTCACTTAAAGCATGGAGTAGTGTGCTCAGTCAAGAAAGAATCAGTACTAACAATTTCATGGTGTAATCATGTAAACGACAGtttgtcatttctgtgtgttttgcatgtttttcacCAATGTCATTTGTTTAGCTGCTCTTCCAGTTGGTtcattaaaagagaaaaagccATCTTGCATTTACTTCTCCCCTACAGCCTGACCTCCTTAACTTTAAGAAGGGATGGATGTCGAAGCTGGATGAGGATGGAGAGGTAATGGGAACTTTGCTTCTCCTTGGTTCAGAGACATCAGCTCtgaaattttgaattttttacaAAATCTAATTGGATCCTTTTGAAAAGGGAATTCAAAAAGGAAATTCAAAACCATTGCAGTTACAGTTGCTGCAAGTTGTTTGAAAGGTGtatgtgtcatttattttaaatttacagtacagacaaaaagtattaggccatctgtggtttttttaaaagtttaagatttccaggtgcagtgttcagtacacactcagaagggtctagctgatgggcagtaatgttaacaggaaaccagaaagaaaaaagataataacagaggcagaagacaaatagCTCGTGGTGTCTAGCAACAGAAACTGTCGAAAagctgcaccacaactacaggaagaactcagtgcaactagagagaaaccagtttccCTGGCTATAGTGAAATGGCAACTacgatctgctggtctaaaatgATGTGTATCTGCCTTTTCCTAATATTTTTGGTCCAGTGTTGATGGTTGATGGTAAAAATAGTAATGATATGGATGCTATGTGAGTATGTAATATTCCATGGCACTGTGGTTTCTGGGCAAAATTAGGTTGAATTATTTTggctatatttttattaatttgctaATGAAATGCCTGTATCTAGTTCATACTGTCTGttgcacagctggatattcatTATATCAATTCAAAGTTGTGTTTCCTTCCTCGAACATCCAACCACGTTTGCCCTGCCTTGTACTGATTCTTTCAGCCTTCCAGTTGCCTAACCTTCAGCACGTCCTGCCTTTCTTTCAGTTAACTGGTGTGAGTACAGACGGTGTAGCCAGTGTTTACATACCGGGGGTTTTCTGGTGAAAGAGGCTGGTTAATTCTCTGAGTGTGAGCAGAGTGAGGTGAGGCATTGGTGTGATGCAATGTTTCCTGTGTGTCATCGCAGTGGAGGAAGCACTGGTTTGTGCTAACAGACACCAGCCTGAGGTACTACAGAGATTCAGAGGCAGAGGAGGTAAGATCAATctggtttatttttacagctctTTGCTGAATTAAACTGATGTAAGTGCTGGTAATTTACTGAAAGCAAGCATGTTAAATCATGTTTTGGTCTTTTGTCTTTTAGGTATTTTTGTGTGGATGTGATTTGGCAGTTGTTGTTCCAGTCAGATGGTGTGACGGAGAGAACTCTGAAGTTTATCGTTTCAATATAAGTTTgtaatggtttttattttatttccttcttcGTCACTGACTGTCATGTCCCAGAAAGATGATCTGGATGGAGAGATCAGCCTGCTGTACTGTGTGAAGGTTTCTGAGTGTGATGTGGATAAGAACTATGGTTTTCAGATAGAGGTATGCactatttttaatacaaattttaaaaagaatcgtttggtattattattatcattattattattgttattattgttgttgttttgccctgATCTTGGACAGTTTACAGAGGCTTTTGCAAAgggtatgttaaaaaaaatgcaaacagaaaCTAATCAAGTGTACTGCAATCTGCTACATGCAAGTATGCATGCAAAGAAACAGATGTGAAACATAAATccagaggacagaggaggaatGCAAGTGCTCACTCCTGGTCCTGTGTATCCTATGTGCATTTACTGCATTCAATATCAATATCAGCATCagtatctctctcacacatgcatgaaccCAGACACAAGAGGCAGTGTTCACTCTGTCAGCGGTGACCTCAGGAATCAGGAAGAACTGGGTTGAAGTCATTACAAAGACTGTACTGCCATGCAGCTCCCCTGACATCACACAGTGAGTGCACACTTACATTTCCCCTTCTGTGCACACTACACTTACCTCATTCAGTGAGTGCACACTTACATTTCCCCTTCTGTACACACTACACTTACCTCATTCAGTGATTGCACACTTACATTTCCCCTTCTGTACACACTACACTTACCTCATTCAGTGATTGCACACTTACATTTCCCCTTCTGTACACACTACACTTACCTCATTCAGTGAGTGCACACTTACATTTCCCCTTCTGTACACACTACACTTACCTCATTCAGTGAGTGCACACTTACATTTCCCCTTCTGTACACACTACACTTACCTCATTCAGTGAGTGCACACTTACATTTCCCCTTCTGTACACACTACACTTACCTCATTCAGTGAGTGCACACTTACATTTCCCCTTCTGTACACACTACACTTACCTCATTCAGTGAGTGCACACTTACATTTCCCCTTCCGTACACACTACACTTACCTCATTCAGTGTGTGCACACTTACATTTCCCCTTctatacacactgcacttaCCTCATTCAGTGAGTGCACACTTACACTCTGTCTTCTGTCCACAGTACACATGTATCACACAGTGTGTGCACACTTACATTTCCCCTTCTATACACACTACACTTACCTCATTCAGTGTGTGCACACTTACACTCTGTCTTCTGTCCACAGTACACATGCGTCACACAGTGAGTGCACACTTACATTTCCCCTTCCATACACACTACACTTACCTCATTCAGTGAGTGCACACTTACACTGTCTTCTGTCCACAGTACACATGTATCACACAGTGAGTGCACACTTACATTTTCCCTTCTATATACACTACACTTACCTCATTCAGTGAGTGTAtgctttcactttctcttcTATACACAGTATGCATACATCACATCAGTGTACACTCTGCCTTCTAATACAACTGAaatgtgtattctgtgtgtaaAACCTACAGAAAGCCttcctttttatacatatcAGAACATAGCCTAAGTATCCTGGCTCCTCAACCTCAgctttcactctctctgtgtgttaaaGGCTGCCGGATGGCAGTGGTGTCAAGGACACCTCCCTGTCCCGCCCCCTGCCGTCCCAACGCCAGTCCTCCTGGCAGACGCAGGGCGACTCTGGCGAAGCGGCCGCTCCCTCCCCGCGTTCGCGCGACTACGCAGAGCTGGCCCCGGCAACGGCGACCCCCGGcacgccgccgccgtcgccgacCGGCGAGGGCGAGCTGGAGGAAGGGCAGGACAGCGAGCAGCAGAGGCGGCTGGAGGGCAGGAGCCGGTGGTTCCAGGAGGAAGCCTCCGAGAAGGCAGCCGCCGGCAGCCCCTGGGACGCCGTGGTGCTGAGGAAGGGCCTCTGCCCGCCGCTCCTGTCAGAGGAGGACGTCGAGAAGAGGTGGGCGGAGTTTGAGAGGCGGCCCCTGAGGGAGGCGGAGTCACCACCACTGATGGTAACCCTTGGAGACCATCCAGATGATGAggcactgcagagagaggtaGTAAGaagaattcattatttttctttatttatttttttgggatgAATTTTACCAATTTTTACGGTTTGAGAAATGGGAAATAAATGGATTATGGTTGTTATAAGTAattcatttctgaatttttatgTTGCTGTTAGAAAACTACACTGTCCAGTCAGCAGACCTATTCATTGAATAATTCCTTTACATATAATTGATAGCTGCAACATGCCATTTCTCCCAGGATTTTGACCATGACATTACACAGGTCCTGAAAATGGTGCAGTGTGCCCATAAGCATAACATTCAGGGGCTGGAAACCGTGCAGCCAGTCCTCCTACAGAGGGTTCACCGCATTGTTCTGTGTTGCCCTCTTTTCTCCACTAGGTGGAGACTCTAAGGCAGCAGCTGGCAGGTCTGCAGAGTGATGGAGACGCGGTGGAGTGTGGACAGTGCGGCCCGGGGGCCGACTGGGGCCGGAGTCTGGAGGTGATGGAGAGGGCCCACAGACAggcgctggaggagctgcagcagcgGCACGACCAGGAGCTGAGggaactgcagagagagaaggagaggctGCTCCGCGAGGAGACTCAGGCGACTGCCCAAGGTGAGGtgcgggagagagaaagagaactaaaatgatatttttactTATAAATCTTTACTCAAACGTCTGATTGTCTGTAATGTAGATGCTTTCATTGtgactgtttatttatattgcatgtATATGATGATTGGGAAATATCAGGCCTGTATGTGGTCCaggaaataaagaatatttgaaATTGAGTGATAAAGAGAGAGCGATAGATGGATTGATGCCAGTGGAGAGAAATCAGAAGATGCAACGGCTGGAGAAATTCTATCACttgaaaataagatattttgAACGACATTTACAAATTTAGTGACAATGGCAGCCTTAGGCTTTGTGTGATTCAGCTGCTGAGTAACAGGAGTCACCAGAGGGCGCTAGGAACCCTCCAGTGTCCTTTCCTTCAGCCTTGCATGTACACAGTTTTAgcattcacacgcacatacacacacaaaagatcATGTGACTTGCAGTGCAGTTGGCTGtattataatgatgatgatgatgattattattatcatgctTTCCCACACAGCGATGGAGGCATTGAAGAAGGCGCACAGggaggagcgggagcgggagatAGAGAAAATGAGGAGGCAGGCTGGGGGCGATGCTGGCACACACGACTTCAACAAAGAGCAGCAGTGAGTCTCCACACAGCAGCCTACACTACTGTACACATAGACCACACACTGAGACtaccacacacactactgtacacATGTACCACACACTGAGACTACCACCCACACTACTGTACACATGTACCACACACCGAGACTACAGCCCTGCAGCCTACACTACTGTAAACATGTACCACACACTGAGACTACCACCCACACTACTGTACACATGTACCacacactgagactacagcTCTCCAGCCTACACTACTGTACACATGTACCACACAGTGAGACTACAGCCCTGCATTCTACACTAATGTACACATGTACCACACCCTGAGACTACCACCCACACTACTGTACACATGTAccacacactgaaactacaGTCCTGCGGCCTACACTACTGTGCACATGTACCACACACTGAGACTACAGTCCTGCAGCCTACACTACTGTACACATGTACCATACACCGAGACTACAGTCCTACAGCCTACACTACTGTACACATGTACCACACACTGAGGCTACTCTCCAGCCTACACTACTGTAGGATATGGTACAGATATGGGATAATTCATGCTACAtggtactgtttttttctcaagattggtctgtttgtgtgtgtgtgtatgcgtgcatatGCGTGTTTGTATGAGAGTTTGCGTGCACATGTACGGagtgtgttttctctgtgcCGTCCCCTCAGGTCAGAGACTCTGGGCCTGCAGAGGGAGCTGGACGACCTGTCCGAGAGGTACTCCCAGAAGTGCATGGAGCTCAACAGGGCTGAGCAGAGCAACgcagagcgggagagggagatcAGCcgccgggagagagagatggcccAGCTGCGGAAGGAGAACCAGGTAACAGAAGCTTAGCTGAGGGGCAGCATTGTGACATAAGCCTAGGTCTTATGTAATGGAACTGTACTATAAGACAACGATTGTTAATATCATTACATTAAAAGCACAAATTTAGCAGATACGCTTAAACAGAGAAATTTACACTACCTTTGCACTTTTTTCATaatacccatttatacagcttgaaATATACTGTTAGGTACCTTACTCATGGGGACATGTCCTacttgggaattgaacctggAACCTTTTggttataagcccagttccttaaccattatactacactatcATTTTGTCCCACAGCTTGCGGCACAGACAGTAAAAACAACCTTGAAACAATGACAGTCTTAACTATTTCCATAGGTCAATCATCCATCCCTCCGTCCATTCATCACAGCAAGAACATATGGTAGATTTATGGGGTGTATCAAATTCTTAAACACAAGAAGTGTAatctgtagatgtgtgtgtagcCTTTTATTGGTCAGACTTTAAAAGGAGGAAGACTTCTGCAGTGCTCAGCCTCATCAGTCATCACATGGGTGCTGGGTAGCATGGTCATTTGTCCCTGTCATTCCCAGGAGCTGGAGTCTCGTCTGAAGGATGAGATTAGTCACATGAGCCCTTTCATCAccggtcaggggtcaggggtcagtgtCTCCCTCAGCAGCCATGAACTCAGTTCCTGTGACCTGGAGGTAAGGTTCATCTGGTGGACAAGTTATTAAAAACTGTATATTACCCTCAGGTGTCTCATACCATTTTGCTAACATTGACACCTGGTGGTATTGTGCAAGTGTTACACTTGatataaacatttttggaaTGAGTGAAGATCCTGTTCTTTGTGTTGTGATACAGATGCTACTGCGAGTTAAAGAGAACGAGCTGCAGTACCTACACAGGGAGATTAGCTGCCTGAGGGATGAACTACATTCTCTCATTAAGGTAACTGTttggtatgtatgtgtgtttgtgtgtgcatacccTTTGTTATGGGACTGATGGATGAGACGAATATGTATGTTTCCCCCTGATGTGAAAACAGTGCAGAATGCATTTTAACTTAGTATATTAGCATGCGTAGGCCTACTGCTCATTTTCAGTCTTACGGCACGTCTGTAGGTTTCTGAggtttgatttagaaaataatgtTGAGCAAACAAGTCGTCAGGTTTTATTTGTTTCGTAACCAGCCCCCAAAATCAGCCAAGCATTTCTACCATTTTTCCTGTTTGAAGCCTGCATTCTACCGTAGTGATGCTTGGTTTCTCTGGTGCTCATTGCATTGAGCGTTCAGACTCCCCCTCACACGTTTCGGAGCCGTGGCTGAGCGTCTCTGCGGTTTGATGGTACCTtccactctccccccctttGCTCAGGAGAAGCGGTCGGCGTGCGACCGATACAAGGAGGTGTACACGGAGCTGGGCCGGATGAAGAGCCGCAGCGAGCAGGAGATCGAGGCCCTGAAGGAGCACCTGAAACTGGCCATGGCCGCTCTGCAGGAGGGGCAGCAGCTGGAGAACAATCTGGAACACTGAgacgggtgggggtgggggtgggggtgggggtggagggggagggggagggggagggggagggggagggggtgcgtgccGGGGAGTGACTGACAGAGAacagaggtttaaaaaaaaaaaaattaagataatatattcattgtttctgttttggttCCAATTTAAAGCCTGTTTTCGTAGTTAGCCTGGCAGAAAGACCACCTCACCAGACTGGAGCAAGATCCTCAAAGACGAGAAAACACCCTATCAGCATAACAAGCACAGATTCAGCCTTTCCATGGCATATAACAGCGCAGCGCTATGTTAGATATCTAGATGTAAGATATTTTATGCTTCAGAGCCATTGCAGTTTTTATCGT
Protein-coding sequences here:
- the LOC118218896 gene encoding TRIO and F-actin-binding protein-like; the encoded protein is MTPDLLNFKKGWMSKLDEDGEWRKHWFVLTDTSLRYYRDSEAEEKDDLDGEISLLYCVKVSECDVDKNYGFQIETQEAVFTLSAVTSGIRKNWVEVITKTVLPCSSPDITQLPDGSGVKDTSLSRPLPSQRQSSWQTQGDSGEAAAPSPRSRDYAELAPATATPGTPPPSPTGEGELEEGQDSEQQRRLEGRSRWFQEEASEKAAAGSPWDAVVLRKGLCPPLLSEEDVEKRWAEFERRPLREAESPPLMVTLGDHPDDEALQREVETLRQQLAGLQSDGDAVECGQCGPGADWGRSLEVMERAHRQALEELQQRHDQELRELQREKERLLREETQATAQAMEALKKAHREEREREIEKMRRQAGGDAGTHDFNKEQQSETLGLQRELDDLSERYSQKCMELNRAEQSNAEREREISRREREMAQLRKENQELESRLKDEISHMSPFITGQGSGVSVSLSSHELSSCDLEMLLRVKENELQYLHREISCLRDELHSLIKEKRSACDRYKEVYTELGRMKSRSEQEIEALKEHLKLAMAALQEGQQLENNLEH